In Thermoplasmataceae archaeon, the following proteins share a genomic window:
- a CDS encoding molybdenum cofactor biosynthesis protein MoaE → MPYVGIMEDSIDEKKLLKLLSGREIGAVVTFSGVVRETEDGRKLKSLYYETQESMATKLLNELVNESISKFDLIDALAVHRKGDVKVGEVSVFVATCSRHRLGAFRGCEFIIDGIKLDAPIWKRDIFIDGERWRSEKLEK, encoded by the coding sequence ATGCCATACGTCGGAATCATGGAGGACAGCATAGATGAGAAGAAACTCCTTAAACTTCTTTCTGGTAGAGAGATCGGGGCAGTGGTCACTTTTTCTGGGGTCGTAAGGGAAACGGAGGACGGGAGGAAGCTTAAATCTCTCTATTATGAGACACAGGAATCAATGGCAACAAAGTTGCTTAACGAACTCGTGAATGAATCTATCAGCAAATTTGATCTTATTGATGCCCTAGCGGTCCACAGGAAAGGAGACGTGAAAGTTGGTGAAGTTTCCGTGTTTGTGGCGACCTGTTCGAGACACAGGCTCGGTGCCTTCAGGGGCTGTGAATTCATTATTGACGGTATAAAACTCGATGCCCCAATCTGGAAGAGAGATATATTCATCGACGGGGAGCGTTGGAGATCTGAGAAATTAGAAAAGTAA
- the moaA gene encoding GTP 3',8-cyclase MoaA: protein MLFDDFGRPVKSMRIQVNTTCNFRCFFCHMEGTPVNSAEMSAAEIERVVEIAAKHGVNKIKFTGGEPLLRRDITEIIARVRKHVNGDISLTTNGVLLVNKARALKESGLDRVNISMHSIDREGFQFITGTDSLDQVKAGISAAVAEGLTPVKINFVVLKGVNVHLIGRMIDFATETNTILQLIEYETTKEMATSDEFLKYHYSLEPIERAIASRSIDKTRNDLHNRERYTLLNRGVKTSIEFVKPMNNSDFCSNCTRIRLTSTGQLKPCLMRNDNLTDILHEVRTGNREINLDTIFISAVKKREPYWRGEDAVESEILREIQ, encoded by the coding sequence ATGCTTTTCGACGATTTTGGGAGACCGGTTAAGAGCATGAGAATACAGGTCAACACAACCTGCAATTTCAGGTGCTTTTTCTGCCACATGGAAGGGACTCCTGTTAATTCAGCCGAGATGTCCGCCGCAGAGATTGAAAGGGTCGTCGAAATAGCTGCTAAGCACGGAGTTAATAAGATTAAGTTCACCGGGGGGGAACCTCTCCTGCGTCGTGACATCACCGAAATAATTGCTAGGGTGAGGAAACACGTCAATGGTGACATTTCACTTACGACAAATGGAGTTCTGCTTGTTAACAAGGCCAGGGCACTGAAAGAATCAGGGCTTGACAGAGTGAATATTTCCATGCATTCCATTGACCGTGAGGGATTTCAGTTCATTACGGGTACGGACTCACTTGATCAGGTCAAGGCTGGCATATCTGCTGCTGTAGCGGAGGGACTCACTCCTGTTAAAATTAACTTCGTTGTGCTCAAGGGCGTGAACGTCCACCTAATAGGGCGGATGATAGATTTTGCGACTGAGACCAATACTATACTTCAGTTGATAGAGTACGAAACCACAAAAGAAATGGCTACCTCTGACGAGTTCCTGAAATATCATTACAGCCTGGAACCCATTGAGAGGGCAATTGCCTCACGCTCCATTGACAAGACCAGAAATGACCTGCATAACAGAGAACGTTATACCTTACTTAACCGAGGTGTGAAGACATCTATTGAGTTCGTAAAGCCTATGAATAATAGTGACTTCTGCAGCAACTGCACGCGCATTAGGCTAACGTCGACTGGACAGCTAAAGCCGTGCCTTATGAGAAATGATAATCTTACAGATATCCTGCACGAGGTAAGGACAGGAAACAGGGAAATAAATCTCGATACCATTTTCATATCGGCTGTCAAAAAGCGTGAACCATACTGGAGGGGAGAGGATGCTGTTGAAAGTGAAATACTTCGCGAGATTCAGTGA
- a CDS encoding MoaD/ThiS family protein, with product MKYFARFSELTGKKEEVLEMDDFTSVIDLKHRIMTEYPLLKRYESNMILARNEKFTADNEKLNSGDSIYLFPPVSGG from the coding sequence GTGAAATACTTCGCGAGATTCAGTGAACTTACAGGTAAGAAAGAAGAGGTCCTTGAAATGGACGATTTCACCAGCGTTATTGACCTTAAGCACAGGATAATGACTGAATATCCCTTGCTGAAGCGTTACGAATCTAACATGATCCTTGCAAGAAACGAGAAATTTACGGCGGACAACGAAAAACTGAACTCAGGAGATAGCATTTATCTGTTTCCTCCCGTTAGTGGCGGATAG
- a CDS encoding molybdopterin molybdotransferase MoeA yields MSANSKQLSYISFEEAISRVYSEKWNQLTSSYQSVKSAMGLIASEDVSCGGFVPEFNRSAMDGYAVLSAVTVSASERNPVRIGSPSRNPQRGESFPVNTGDLIPDAFDSVIMLEDTLVTDDAIYALKPLRPSENISSKGEDLKPYSVILRKGDIIQPENIAASLACRKADICAYRKLIIAILSTGDEIVSGRVPNYTQPLLCGKYSMPFTEVIDLGVVGDSGDLIRDRVVSSLRNCDIMVITGGSGPSAIDLVPKVLDIIGKRLFRGVKIRPGKTISAYNVDGKLVLSTSGLPVASLVSTEPFVWAYIDRLTGFRRKRVIVKATMDGKVVASPGMRTYLRVTLENHDGKFICRPLEISGSGILSTILDSSGTIVVNEDSEGINIGQTVEVELDRVG; encoded by the coding sequence ATGTCAGCAAATTCAAAGCAGTTATCTTATATTTCATTTGAAGAGGCCATTTCGCGAGTATACTCTGAGAAGTGGAATCAGCTAACTTCATCCTACCAGAGCGTAAAATCAGCGATGGGCCTCATAGCCAGCGAAGATGTGTCATGCGGAGGTTTTGTTCCGGAATTCAACAGAAGTGCAATGGACGGTTACGCAGTACTATCCGCTGTAACCGTGTCGGCTTCAGAAAGAAATCCCGTCAGGATCGGCTCGCCTTCGCGAAATCCGCAAAGAGGAGAATCTTTCCCTGTAAATACCGGGGACCTTATTCCAGATGCTTTCGACAGTGTGATAATGCTTGAGGACACCCTCGTTACGGATGATGCAATATATGCCTTGAAACCTCTCAGACCATCAGAGAATATATCATCCAAGGGAGAGGATCTAAAGCCTTACTCAGTAATCCTGAGGAAGGGGGATATCATTCAACCTGAAAATATCGCAGCTTCTCTTGCATGTCGCAAGGCCGATATTTGCGCTTACAGAAAACTTATCATTGCTATCCTTTCTACTGGTGACGAGATTGTCTCCGGAAGAGTTCCGAACTACACTCAGCCACTACTCTGCGGAAAATATTCAATGCCCTTTACCGAAGTCATTGACCTTGGCGTAGTTGGAGATTCAGGAGATCTTATCAGAGATAGAGTGGTGTCTTCATTAAGGAATTGCGACATAATGGTAATAACTGGCGGAAGTGGACCAAGCGCAATAGACCTTGTGCCCAAAGTTCTAGATATCATTGGAAAAAGGCTTTTCCGAGGGGTCAAGATAAGACCTGGAAAGACCATTTCTGCTTACAATGTAGACGGGAAGCTTGTCCTGTCAACTTCCGGTCTGCCGGTAGCTTCCCTAGTGTCAACCGAGCCGTTTGTATGGGCATACATAGATAGGCTCACGGGGTTCAGGCGAAAACGTGTGATTGTAAAAGCTACTATGGACGGTAAGGTGGTTGCAAGCCCTGGAATGAGAACGTACCTCAGGGTTACCTTGGAAAACCACGATGGCAAATTCATCTGTAGGCCGCTTGAGATCTCCGGATCCGGCATTCTTTCAACTATTTTGGATTCCTCGGGAACTATTGTGGTGAATGAGGACAGTGAGGGAATCAATATTGGGCAGACAGTAGAGGTCGAACTCGATAGGGTGGGATGA